A window from Oryzomonas sagensis encodes these proteins:
- the cimA gene encoding citramalate synthase, with translation MSLVKLYDTTLRDGTQAEDISLLVEDKVRIARKLDELGIQYIEGGWPGSNPKDVAFFKDIKKEKLRQAKIAAFGSTRRAKVTPDKDNNIVTLIKAEADAITIFGKTWDFHVREALRISLEENLELIYDSLEYLKKHAPEVFYDAEHFFDGYKANPDYAIKTLKAAEEANVDCIILCDTNGGTMPFEVAEIITAVKEQIKTPLGIHAHNDSECAVANSLHAVDLGIVQVQGTINGFGERCGNANLCSIIPALKVKMAKECISDEQMRHLRELSRFVYELVNISPDKHQAYVGNSAFAHKGGVHVSAIQRHPETYEHMRPELVGNCTRVLVSDLSGRSNILAKAEEFNINLDSKDPVTLEILDNIKEMENRGYQFEGAEASFELLMKKALGTHRKFFTVLGFRVIDEKRGEDQKPLAEATIMVRVGGKVEHTAAEGSGPVNALDNAIRKALEKFYPKLKEVKLLDYKVRVLPAGQGTASSTRVLIESGDRHTRWGTVGVSDNIIDASYQALIDSIDFKLHKSEEQE, from the coding sequence ATGAGCCTTGTAAAACTGTATGACACAACCCTGCGGGATGGTACCCAGGCAGAAGACATTTCGTTACTGGTGGAGGATAAGGTCCGCATAGCCCGTAAGCTGGACGAGCTTGGGATTCAGTATATCGAAGGCGGGTGGCCGGGAAGTAATCCAAAGGATGTCGCTTTTTTCAAGGATATCAAGAAGGAAAAACTGCGGCAGGCCAAGATTGCCGCCTTCGGTTCCACCCGCCGGGCCAAGGTGACGCCGGACAAGGACAACAATATCGTTACCCTGATCAAGGCTGAGGCGGATGCCATCACGATCTTCGGCAAGACGTGGGACTTCCATGTCCGCGAGGCGCTGCGCATCTCGCTGGAGGAAAACCTGGAGCTGATCTACGATTCCCTGGAATACCTGAAAAAACATGCGCCGGAAGTATTCTACGATGCGGAACACTTCTTCGACGGTTACAAGGCCAATCCCGACTATGCCATTAAGACCCTCAAGGCGGCGGAAGAGGCCAACGTCGATTGCATCATCCTGTGCGACACCAATGGCGGGACCATGCCGTTCGAGGTGGCCGAGATCATCACGGCGGTAAAGGAACAGATCAAGACGCCGCTCGGCATTCATGCCCATAACGACTCCGAGTGCGCCGTAGCCAACTCCCTGCACGCCGTTGATCTGGGGATCGTACAGGTTCAGGGGACCATTAACGGTTTTGGCGAGCGCTGCGGCAACGCCAACCTCTGTTCCATCATCCCCGCCCTCAAGGTCAAGATGGCCAAGGAGTGCATCAGTGACGAGCAGATGCGCCACCTCAGGGAGTTATCCCGTTTTGTCTACGAGTTGGTCAATATCTCCCCCGACAAGCACCAAGCCTATGTGGGAAATTCCGCCTTTGCCCATAAGGGGGGGGTTCATGTCAGCGCCATCCAGCGGCACCCGGAAACCTACGAACATATGCGGCCCGAACTGGTCGGCAATTGCACCCGGGTTCTTGTTTCGGATCTCTCCGGCCGCTCGAATATCCTGGCCAAGGCTGAAGAGTTCAACATCAACCTCGACAGCAAGGACCCGGTCACCCTGGAGATCCTCGACAATATCAAGGAGATGGAAAACCGTGGGTATCAATTCGAAGGTGCCGAGGCCTCTTTTGAGCTGTTGATGAAGAAGGCGTTGGGAACCCATCGCAAGTTTTTCACCGTACTTGGTTTCCGGGTCATTGACGAAAAGCGGGGCGAAGACCAGAAGCCCCTGGCCGAGGCGACCATCATGGTCAGGGTCGGCGGCAAGGTCGAGCATACCGCCGCCGAAGGCAGCGGTCCGGTCAACGCCTTGGACAACGCCATCCGCAAGGCGTTGGAAAAATTCTATCCCAAGCTCAAAGAGGTCAAACTCCTGGACTACAAGGTCCGCGTTCTGCCGGCAGGGCAGGGGACAGCTTCATCGACCCGCGTTCTGATCGAGTCGGGTGACAGGCACACGCGCTGGGGGACCGTCGGCGTATCCGATAACATCATTGACGCCTCCTACCAGGCGCTGATCGATAGTATTGATTTCAAGCTGCACAAGTCGGAGGAACAGGAATAG
- the rph gene encoding ribonuclease PH — MTRNDGRGCCDLRPITITRNFTKHAEGSVLIAFGDTRVICTASVEESVPPFLKGRGTGWVTAEYAMLPRATHTRSPREAAKGKQTGRTLEIQRLIGRSLRAVTDLTRLGERSIYIDCDVIQADGGTRTASITGAYVALADALAGLRDKGVFADIPLKEAVAAVSVGIIAGEPMLDLNYLEDSSAEVDMNFVMTSSGRFVEVQGTAEAEPFTIDQMDAMRGQAMAGIQQLFAFQQEALRG, encoded by the coding sequence ATGACAAGGAATGACGGCAGGGGATGCTGCGATTTGCGCCCCATCACCATCACGCGCAACTTCACCAAACACGCCGAGGGCTCCGTGCTGATCGCATTCGGCGATACGCGGGTCATCTGTACGGCATCGGTGGAGGAATCCGTCCCGCCGTTTTTGAAGGGCAGGGGAACCGGGTGGGTAACTGCCGAGTATGCCATGCTGCCCCGGGCCACCCATACCCGGTCGCCGCGTGAGGCGGCGAAAGGAAAGCAAACCGGCCGGACACTGGAGATCCAGCGCCTGATCGGCCGCTCGTTGCGCGCCGTTACCGACCTGACCCGGTTGGGTGAGCGGTCCATTTATATCGATTGCGACGTGATCCAGGCTGACGGCGGCACGCGAACCGCCTCCATCACCGGGGCATATGTCGCCCTGGCCGATGCGTTGGCCGGGCTCCGCGACAAGGGCGTTTTTGCCGATATCCCGCTCAAGGAGGCCGTGGCAGCGGTCAGCGTCGGCATTATTGCCGGCGAGCCGATGCTGGACCTGAATTACCTGGAGGACTCCAGCGCTGAGGTCGACATGAATTTTGTCATGACATCCAGTGGCCGCTTTGTGGAAGTCCAGGGGACGGCGGAGGCCGAACCGTTCACCATTGACCAGATGGACGCCATGCGCGGCCAGGCCATGGCCGGCATACAGCAGCTCTTTGCCTTTCAGCAGGAGGCTCTGCGGGGATGA
- the aroA gene encoding 3-phosphoshikimate 1-carboxyvinyltransferase — protein MKSITIQPAVSVNGEITVPGDKSISHRSIMLGAIANGVTTIRGFLRGEDNMATMGAFRAMGVRIEDDGEIVTIHGQGLRGLKEPADIIDCGNSGTSIRLLTGLLAGQSFFSVVTGDQYLRKRPMKRVVEPLVRMGARIMGRDKGTLAPLAITGGALNAIGYESPVSSAQVKSAIMLAGLYADGETSVREPTLSRDHSERMFRLFGASLEVFKNGVTVRGGTELTGQEIGVPGDISSAAFFMVAALVTPGAELLIRNVGINPTRTGVIDILRSMGGSLELLHEREVSGEPVADVLVRSSRLKAIQISGDVVPRAIDEFPVICVAAACAEGRTTVRGARELRVKETDRIAAMATNLRTLGVVVEECDDGMDILGTERLGGGTVDSYGDHRIAMSLSVAALVSHGGITIRDVECVATSFPSFFPLLEQVAGR, from the coding sequence GTGAAATCCATCACAATACAACCTGCAGTGTCGGTCAATGGCGAGATCACCGTCCCCGGGGACAAGTCCATCTCCCACCGCTCCATCATGTTGGGGGCTATTGCCAATGGTGTTACCACCATCAGAGGTTTCCTGCGCGGTGAAGACAACATGGCGACTATGGGGGCCTTCCGCGCCATGGGGGTGCGGATCGAGGACGACGGCGAAATCGTGACGATACACGGCCAGGGGCTGCGCGGTCTCAAGGAGCCTGCGGACATCATCGATTGCGGTAATTCCGGCACCAGCATCCGCCTTTTGACCGGCCTCTTGGCAGGCCAATCCTTCTTCTCGGTGGTAACCGGCGACCAGTATCTGCGTAAGCGCCCCATGAAGCGGGTAGTGGAACCACTTGTCCGCATGGGCGCCCGCATCATGGGGCGTGACAAGGGGACCCTGGCGCCGCTTGCCATCACCGGCGGTGCCCTGAATGCCATCGGCTATGAATCGCCGGTTTCCAGCGCCCAGGTGAAGTCAGCCATCATGCTGGCCGGCCTGTATGCCGACGGGGAAACCTCCGTCCGCGAGCCGACCCTTTCCCGTGACCATTCGGAGCGCATGTTCCGCCTGTTCGGGGCCTCGCTGGAGGTGTTCAAAAACGGCGTCACGGTTCGCGGCGGGACCGAACTCACCGGTCAGGAAATCGGGGTTCCGGGCGATATCTCCTCGGCGGCTTTTTTCATGGTCGCGGCCCTGGTCACGCCGGGTGCGGAATTGCTCATCCGCAACGTGGGCATCAACCCGACCCGCACGGGGGTCATCGACATCCTCAGGTCCATGGGCGGCTCTCTCGAACTGCTCCACGAACGCGAAGTCTCCGGCGAGCCGGTGGCCGATGTCCTGGTCCGCTCGTCGCGGCTGAAGGCCATCCAGATCTCCGGCGACGTGGTGCCGCGGGCCATCGACGAATTCCCGGTCATCTGTGTGGCGGCGGCCTGCGCGGAAGGGCGGACCACGGTGCGAGGGGCCAGGGAGTTGCGGGTCAAGGAGACCGACCGGATCGCGGCCATGGCAACGAACCTGCGCACGCTCGGGGTCGTGGTCGAGGAGTGCGACGACGGTATGGACATCCTCGGCACGGAACGCCTCGGCGGCGGCACGGTGGACAGCTACGGCGATCACCGCATCGCCATGTCCCTGTCGGTTGCGGCCCTGGTGTCGCACGGTGGGATTACCATCCGCGATGTGGAGTGCGTGGCAACGTCCTTTCCTTCCTTTTTCCCGCTGCTGGAACAGGTGGCAGGCAGGTGA
- a CDS encoding integration host factor subunit beta encodes MTKSELIEKVVQTHGMLNMKVSEALVNTVFDSIEDALKTGDKVEIRGFGSFTIRERSGREARNPKSGEVVRIPAKKTPFFKTGKELKERVNC; translated from the coding sequence ATGACCAAAAGTGAACTGATCGAAAAAGTCGTTCAGACACACGGAATGTTGAATATGAAGGTTTCTGAAGCCCTTGTGAACACGGTTTTCGATTCCATCGAAGATGCCCTGAAAACCGGCGACAAGGTGGAAATTCGCGGGTTCGGCAGCTTTACGATACGTGAACGTTCGGGGCGTGAGGCCCGAAATCCCAAGAGTGGCGAGGTTGTCCGCATCCCGGCGAAAAAGACGCCGTTTTTCAAGACCGGCAAGGAATTGAAGGAACGGGTAAACTGCTAA
- the rlmD gene encoding 23S rRNA (uracil(1939)-C(5))-methyltransferase RlmD: protein MEFAITALDEDGYGTARTDDGMTLRVGGALPSDVVLVRIEQISRGTAYGHTLKLLHPSPLRSKRPPCTESADCLGCPLIAMKYREQTAWKRGMILAELAKHSELAGITVHPLLSPENLIHYRTTAKLTIAGKWSDPFIGIYRRASHDVYDLDQCPLHHPLINRVVEAVRQGIVKLKVPVYNPQSKMGLLRYLVVRVSVHERKAMVVFVTARRSYNEIHHLGRFVQEMTPEIEVMAQNVNASEGNVILGQKDYFLTPQHYLTERIGDVAFQVSPRSFFQVNNSGARLIYEQVKRWAGLGGGENVLDLYCGIGGIALFLADQAAQVIGIEVVEEAVADARRNAKLNGRKNCRFEAGDAAELLEDLAEEGERIDVAVLNPPRKGCVPDVLDTVAALAPSRIIYVSCYPQSLARDLVALKSRGYCCREIQPVDMFPQTVHVENVALLERQVTP, encoded by the coding sequence ATGGAGTTTGCCATAACCGCCCTGGATGAGGATGGCTACGGTACGGCGCGTACCGACGACGGTATGACGCTCCGGGTCGGCGGGGCCCTGCCGAGCGATGTCGTCCTGGTCAGAATTGAGCAAATTTCCCGCGGCACGGCCTATGGCCACACGCTCAAACTGCTGCACCCTTCGCCGCTGCGCAGTAAACGCCCTCCCTGCACGGAAAGCGCCGATTGCCTCGGTTGTCCTTTGATCGCCATGAAGTACCGTGAGCAGACCGCCTGGAAACGTGGGATGATCCTGGCGGAATTGGCCAAACATAGCGAGTTGGCGGGTATTACCGTTCACCCGCTGCTCTCTCCGGAAAATCTGATCCACTATCGCACCACGGCGAAACTAACCATCGCCGGCAAATGGTCCGATCCGTTTATCGGCATCTACCGTCGCGCCAGCCACGATGTCTACGATCTGGATCAATGTCCGCTCCATCACCCGCTGATCAATCGGGTCGTGGAAGCGGTGAGGCAGGGGATCGTCAAGCTGAAGGTGCCGGTCTACAACCCCCAGAGCAAGATGGGGCTGCTGCGCTATCTTGTGGTGCGGGTTTCCGTGCATGAGCGCAAAGCCATGGTGGTCTTTGTGACGGCCCGGCGCTCCTATAATGAGATTCATCACCTGGGGCGCTTTGTCCAGGAAATGACACCCGAAATCGAGGTCATGGCCCAGAACGTGAACGCCTCCGAGGGGAATGTCATTTTGGGACAAAAGGATTACTTCCTGACGCCCCAGCACTACCTGACGGAGAGGATCGGCGATGTGGCGTTTCAGGTCTCCCCCCGGTCGTTTTTCCAGGTCAATAACTCGGGTGCGCGCCTGATCTACGAACAGGTGAAGCGCTGGGCCGGTCTGGGGGGCGGGGAGAACGTGCTCGACCTCTATTGCGGCATCGGCGGGATAGCGTTGTTTCTGGCCGATCAGGCGGCGCAGGTGATCGGTATCGAGGTCGTGGAAGAGGCGGTGGCGGATGCCCGTCGGAATGCCAAGCTCAATGGCCGTAAAAACTGCCGCTTCGAAGCCGGTGATGCGGCGGAGCTACTCGAAGATCTGGCGGAGGAAGGGGAGCGGATCGACGTTGCGGTGCTCAACCCGCCCCGCAAGGGGTGTGTGCCGGATGTGCTGGATACGGTTGCAGCTCTGGCCCCTTCCAGGATTATCTATGTGTCCTGCTATCCCCAGAGCCTGGCGCGCGACTTGGTGGCCCTGAAAAGCCGTGGCTATTGTTGCCGGGAAATCCAGCCGGTAGACATGTTTCCCCAGACGGTTCATGTGGAAAACGTGGCCCTGCTGGAAAGGCAGGTAACTCCATAA
- a CDS encoding 30S ribosomal protein S1: MVDFKRLDTSDTGEQDDDAEQQSSEFAALYNESLKERPERDKIIEGTVVRIDQDTVLVDIGLKSEGFVSANEFRDANGEITVQVGERIRVLMTREDGKKGYILSKRKADYLAAWEKIGGSGQEGGIIEGTITARVNGGYTVDIGVPAFLPTSQVDIRPSSDAESYIGLKSKFKIIKLNQKRDNIVLSRRAILEEERAAIRDVTLAKLEEGQIVNGVVKNVTDYGAFVDLGGVDGLLHVSDLSWGRVGKPSDILKPGQEVTAKVLKFDRAKGKISLGIKQTLSDPWLEVPSRYPLESRIRGRVVSLMEYGAFVELEPGVEGLIHVSEMSWTKRVRRAADVLTVGDEVEAVVLGIDMDNRKISLGLKQVSENPWKTIAEKYPVGTKIEGQIKNMTDFGMFIGIEDGIDGLVHVSDISWTKRVKHPGDVYEKAQLVQAVVLKVDVDNERLSLGIKQLEPDPWSLAPDKYRAGAKVTGKVTSLTDFGVFVELEEGIEGLIHVSELSREKVPSAKEFAAIGDNLEAVVLSCDSRERRISLSIKAMQAAAEKAEFAQYLSSQGEATSNLGELLQQELNNKNNQ, translated from the coding sequence ATGGTTGATTTCAAAAGGCTCGACACTTCAGACACCGGTGAGCAAGACGACGACGCTGAACAGCAAAGCAGTGAATTTGCCGCGCTCTACAACGAGAGTCTCAAAGAAAGGCCTGAACGGGATAAAATTATAGAAGGTACGGTCGTCCGTATTGACCAGGATACCGTGTTGGTGGATATCGGCCTTAAGTCGGAAGGTTTTGTTTCGGCCAACGAGTTCCGTGATGCCAATGGCGAGATTACGGTCCAGGTCGGTGAGCGCATTCGGGTTCTCATGACGCGCGAAGACGGGAAAAAGGGGTATATCCTCTCGAAAAGAAAGGCCGACTACCTGGCCGCCTGGGAAAAGATCGGCGGTTCCGGGCAGGAAGGCGGCATTATCGAAGGGACCATTACGGCACGGGTCAACGGGGGGTACACGGTGGATATCGGCGTTCCCGCCTTCCTCCCCACCTCTCAGGTGGATATCAGGCCGTCGTCCGATGCCGAAAGCTATATTGGCTTGAAGTCCAAGTTCAAGATCATCAAGCTGAACCAGAAACGCGACAATATCGTTCTCTCCCGCCGCGCCATCCTTGAGGAGGAACGGGCTGCAATCCGCGACGTAACCCTCGCAAAGCTCGAGGAAGGGCAGATTGTGAATGGCGTTGTCAAAAACGTCACCGATTACGGGGCATTTGTGGATCTGGGGGGCGTGGATGGGCTGTTGCATGTCTCCGACCTCTCCTGGGGCCGGGTGGGCAAGCCGTCCGATATCCTCAAGCCGGGTCAGGAGGTGACCGCCAAGGTGCTCAAGTTTGATCGCGCCAAGGGGAAAATTTCCCTCGGCATCAAACAGACCCTTTCCGATCCCTGGCTGGAGGTCCCCTCCCGCTATCCCCTGGAAAGCCGCATCAGGGGCCGCGTTGTCAGCCTGATGGAATACGGTGCCTTTGTGGAATTGGAACCGGGGGTCGAAGGTTTGATCCATGTCTCCGAGATGTCCTGGACCAAGCGGGTCCGCCGCGCCGCCGATGTACTCACGGTCGGCGACGAAGTTGAGGCGGTCGTGCTGGGGATTGACATGGACAACCGCAAGATATCCCTGGGGCTGAAGCAGGTGTCGGAAAACCCCTGGAAAACGATTGCCGAAAAGTATCCCGTTGGCACCAAGATCGAAGGTCAGATCAAGAACATGACCGATTTCGGCATGTTCATCGGCATAGAAGACGGCATCGACGGTCTGGTCCATGTCTCCGACATCTCGTGGACCAAGCGGGTCAAACACCCGGGCGATGTCTACGAAAAAGCGCAGCTCGTCCAGGCCGTGGTACTCAAGGTGGATGTGGACAACGAGCGTCTCTCTCTCGGCATCAAACAGCTTGAGCCGGACCCCTGGAGCCTTGCTCCCGACAAGTACCGGGCCGGTGCCAAGGTGACCGGCAAGGTGACCTCCCTGACCGATTTCGGCGTCTTTGTCGAGCTTGAAGAGGGCATTGAAGGTTTGATCCACGTATCCGAGCTGTCTCGCGAAAAAGTGCCGTCCGCCAAGGAATTCGCTGCCATCGGCGACAACCTTGAGGCGGTAGTGTTGAGTTGCGATTCGCGTGAACGCCGCATTTCGCTCTCCATCAAGGCAATGCAGGCTGCGGCGGAGAAGGCTGAGTTTGCCCAATACCTGAGCTCCCAGGGCGAGGCGACCTCCAACTTGGGTGAGCTTTTGCAGCAGGAACTTAACAACAAAAACAATCAATAA
- a CDS encoding ComEA family DNA-binding protein: MVRYERIILLLVAAALVIPAGLKTRQSAQNAALAGFSVKGFVRVEGDVAHPGMYPLSAKFVTIGAIKMAEPLRPLKRLAPAGAAERRLKNGEGIRITIREDGQGDVIFLPMPASERMLMGIPLDINTMGQADFDRLPGIGPLIAERIVTYRQNNGGSMALEELLNVEGIGEKRYETIKRYF, from the coding sequence ATGGTTCGTTACGAGCGCATAATCCTTCTTCTTGTCGCAGCGGCACTTGTGATCCCTGCTGGTCTAAAAACCCGTCAAAGCGCACAAAACGCCGCTTTGGCGGGTTTTTCCGTCAAAGGGTTCGTGCGTGTGGAAGGGGATGTGGCGCATCCCGGCATGTATCCTCTATCCGCCAAATTTGTGACGATTGGCGCCATAAAAATGGCGGAACCATTGCGGCCTCTCAAAAGACTTGCACCGGCAGGCGCTGCTGAGCGGCGTCTCAAAAACGGTGAAGGTATCCGCATCACGATCAGGGAAGACGGGCAGGGAGACGTGATCTTCCTGCCGATGCCGGCTTCTGAAAGAATGCTCATGGGAATTCCCTTGGATATCAATACGATGGGACAGGCTGATTTTGACCGACTCCCCGGCATCGGCCCGTTAATCGCCGAGCGCATCGTTACGTACCGTCAAAACAATGGCGGTTCAATGGCGCTGGAAGAGTTGCTCAACGTTGAGGGCATAGGGGAGAAAAGGTATGAAACAATAAAAAGGTATTTCTAA
- a CDS encoding XTP/dITP diphosphatase, which produces MKELIVATRNRGKLVEIQALLAGLVASVRCSGDFAGFPDTVEDGATFAENALKKAREAASFSGLPALADDSGLVVDALEGRPGVYSARFAGEGAGDAANNAKLLTELAGVPPESRTAAFVCTLAFVTPAGDTHLFTGRVGGRILDAARGEGGFGYDPLFLVDGCDRTMAELGVDEKNRISHRGQAFRLFQGYLQEGCNKS; this is translated from the coding sequence ATGAAAGAGCTCATCGTTGCCACGCGTAACCGGGGCAAGCTGGTGGAGATTCAGGCCCTGCTGGCCGGCCTGGTCGCTTCGGTTCGGTGCTCCGGCGATTTTGCAGGATTTCCGGATACGGTGGAGGATGGCGCCACCTTTGCGGAAAATGCCCTGAAAAAGGCCCGTGAGGCCGCCAGCTTCAGTGGGCTGCCGGCCCTGGCAGACGATTCCGGCCTGGTGGTGGATGCGCTTGAAGGGCGTCCCGGCGTCTATTCGGCCCGTTTTGCCGGCGAAGGAGCCGGGGATGCCGCCAACAATGCCAAGTTGCTTACCGAACTGGCGGGAGTGCCGCCTGAATCGAGAACGGCGGCCTTTGTCTGTACGCTGGCTTTTGTGACACCCGCCGGCGATACGCATCTCTTCACCGGCAGGGTGGGGGGGCGCATTCTCGACGCCGCACGCGGCGAAGGCGGCTTTGGCTATGATCCGCTTTTTCTGGTCGATGGCTGTGACCGGACCATGGCGGAACTCGGCGTCGATGAAAAGAATCGTATCAGTCACCGGGGACAGGCCTTCCGCCTGTTTCAGGGGTATCTACAGGAAGGGTGCAATAAATCGTGA
- the ispH gene encoding 4-hydroxy-3-methylbut-2-enyl diphosphate reductase yields MKVLLAKRAGFCFGVKRATQMAFEAAGIDKTTYTLGPIIHSPQVVNKLEEMGVKVLKNLDTMDRGTIIIRSHGVASHEIEEAVQKQLEIVDATCPFVKKAQEHVKRLSETGYGVVVVGDADHPEVQGIVSYGGDKVFVVGSGEEVSKLPKMNKIGVVAQTTQSFENLKNVVSECLLRGGEIRVFNTICDATAIRQEEAKELAYQVDCMLVVGGFNSANTRRLSEVCVEIQPRTHHIETAAEIDPGWFSGVERVGVTAGASTPKWIIDEVVSRIEELNKSN; encoded by the coding sequence ATGAAAGTTCTTCTCGCAAAGCGCGCAGGATTCTGCTTCGGCGTCAAGCGGGCCACCCAGATGGCCTTTGAGGCGGCGGGGATCGATAAGACAACCTATACCCTCGGGCCGATCATCCACTCCCCCCAGGTCGTCAACAAGCTTGAGGAGATGGGGGTCAAGGTGCTCAAGAACCTGGACACCATGGATCGCGGCACCATCATCATCCGCTCCCACGGGGTGGCTTCCCACGAGATCGAAGAGGCGGTGCAAAAGCAGTTGGAGATCGTTGACGCGACCTGTCCTTTCGTCAAGAAGGCCCAGGAACATGTCAAGCGGCTCTCCGAGACCGGCTACGGCGTGGTTGTGGTTGGAGACGCCGACCATCCCGAGGTGCAGGGGATCGTCTCCTATGGCGGCGACAAGGTGTTTGTCGTCGGTTCCGGCGAAGAGGTCAGCAAACTTCCCAAGATGAACAAGATCGGCGTCGTCGCCCAGACGACCCAGTCGTTCGAAAACCTCAAAAACGTCGTGTCGGAGTGCCTTTTGCGGGGCGGCGAGATTCGGGTGTTCAACACGATCTGCGACGCCACGGCGATACGCCAGGAGGAAGCCAAGGAGTTGGCGTACCAGGTTGACTGCATGCTGGTGGTGGGGGGCTTCAACAGCGCCAACACGCGCCGGCTATCCGAGGTGTGTGTTGAAATCCAGCCGCGCACCCACCACATAGAAACCGCCGCCGAGATCGATCCCGGTTGGTTTAGCGGGGTCGAGCGGGTAGGGGTCACGGCCGGGGCATCGACTCCCAAATGGATCATCGATGAAGTGGTGAGCCGGATTGAGGAGCTGAATAAAAGCAATTGA
- a CDS encoding prephenate dehydrogenase encodes MSMIIERLTVIGVGLIGGSFARALREAGAVGTIVGVDTDRDNLNQALSLGVVDEITPDAARGVRDAQVVFVSVPVCSIPMVVREIAPFLPRGCIVSDGGSVKSAVVRECEALMPPGCTFVGGHPIAGTEHSGAAAAFAALFTGKRCILTPTPATDAGAYDTMARLWRSAGANVCSMEPGHHDRIFAEISHLPHVVAYALVHAVGTADVEGENVLSYSAGGFRDFTRIASSDPVMWRDITLMNRAALLTSIDGFSASLAELRRRIDRSDPAALAEFFTIAKQFRDGIL; translated from the coding sequence ATGTCCATGATCATTGAGCGTCTGACCGTCATCGGCGTTGGCCTGATCGGCGGTTCCTTTGCGCGGGCCCTGCGTGAAGCAGGCGCGGTCGGCACCATCGTCGGCGTCGACACCGATCGTGACAACCTGAACCAGGCCCTTTCCCTGGGGGTTGTCGATGAGATCACACCCGACGCCGCCCGCGGCGTGCGGGATGCCCAGGTGGTATTCGTTTCGGTTCCGGTCTGTTCCATCCCGATGGTGGTCCGGGAGATTGCCCCCTTTCTCCCCCGGGGCTGCATCGTCAGCGACGGCGGCAGCGTCAAGTCCGCCGTTGTGCGGGAGTGCGAGGCGCTCATGCCGCCGGGATGCACCTTTGTCGGCGGGCACCCCATTGCCGGCACCGAACATTCGGGTGCAGCGGCAGCCTTTGCTGCACTCTTCACCGGCAAGCGCTGTATCCTGACGCCGACCCCTGCCACCGACGCGGGGGCATACGATACGATGGCGCGGCTCTGGCGGTCTGCCGGAGCCAATGTCTGCTCCATGGAACCGGGGCACCACGACCGGATCTTCGCTGAAATATCCCACCTGCCACACGTCGTGGCGTACGCCTTGGTGCATGCCGTGGGAACGGCCGACGTGGAAGGGGAAAACGTGCTCTCCTACTCTGCCGGCGGTTTCAGGGATTTTACCCGCATCGCCTCTTCCGACCCGGTCATGTGGCGCGACATCACCCTGATGAACCGGGCGGCCCTCCTGACGAGCATCGATGGTTTCTCGGCGAGTCTGGCGGAGTTGCGCCGGCGCATCGACCGCAGCGATCCTGCGGCGCTAGCCGAGTTTTTTACCATTGCCAAGCAGTTCCGCGATGGTATCCTCTGA
- the cmk gene encoding (d)CMP kinase yields the protein MNARPNGLIIAIDGPSGAGKSTIARLLAKRLGYLQIDTGAMYRAVAFLVGQAGIDPGDVAAVERLCNNADIRLDNANCSLRVYANGQDVTESIRTPEMSLMTSRISALRPVRESMMLLQRRLGQDGGVVLEGRDIGTAVFPDAELKFFLFASPEERGKRRYAELVGNGERVTLEETIEAVTRRDRQDSQRDIAPLRQAEDAIPVDSSHSSIDEVLNKMEDIARGKIQQAGTLL from the coding sequence GTGAACGCACGCCCCAACGGCCTGATCATCGCCATCGACGGCCCTTCCGGCGCCGGTAAGAGTACCATCGCCCGTTTGTTGGCCAAACGGCTTGGCTATCTCCAGATCGATACCGGTGCCATGTATCGGGCTGTGGCCTTTCTCGTCGGTCAGGCGGGGATCGATCCCGGCGATGTCGCTGCCGTGGAACGTCTCTGCAACAACGCGGATATCCGCCTTGATAACGCCAACTGCTCCCTGCGGGTGTATGCCAACGGGCAGGATGTTACCGAGTCGATCCGAACGCCGGAGATGTCCCTGATGACCTCGCGCATCTCGGCCCTCAGGCCGGTGCGCGAATCCATGATGCTGCTTCAACGCCGCCTGGGACAGGACGGCGGTGTGGTGCTCGAAGGGCGGGACATCGGCACGGCTGTCTTTCCCGATGCCGAGCTCAAATTCTTCCTCTTCGCCTCCCCCGAGGAACGGGGGAAGCGTCGTTACGCGGAACTGGTCGGCAACGGGGAACGGGTAACCCTGGAAGAGACCATCGAAGCGGTTACCCGGAGGGATCGCCAGGATTCCCAGCGTGATATCGCCCCGCTCAGGCAGGCCGAGGACGCAATTCCCGTTGATTCGTCCCATAGCAGTATCGACGAGGTGCTGAACAAAATGGAAGACATTGCCCGGGGAAAAATCCAACAGGCTGGGACACTACTATGA